Proteins encoded together in one Triticum dicoccoides isolate Atlit2015 ecotype Zavitan chromosome 7B, WEW_v2.0, whole genome shotgun sequence window:
- the LOC119339805 gene encoding AT-hook motif nuclear-localized protein 9-like encodes MDSTDDSSLAASSGAASSSPYYVHHRPSPAFARKSFLGTVGTGFTPHVIIIPSGEDVAARIMSFSQQGPRAVCIMSASGAVSTATLHQDAGSGSVVKYEGRFEILCLSGSYLVIDDGVTRTRNGGLCIALCGADHRVIGGSVGGVLTAAGTVQVIVGSFMYAGSKKSRKGKAGQESAAAEEEQTGDANGGRGGDGVGVGGEAEEEGPSPLMPMPRGEEELPSDAMMSGWTGMMRQMESRSCGGIDINSIRE; translated from the exons ATGGACTCCACCGACGACTcctccctggcggcctcctcgggcgccgcctcctcctccccctactACGTCCACCACCGCCCCTCCCC agcaTTTGCCA GGAAATCGTTCCTCGGCACCGTCGGCACCGGGTTCACCCCGCATGTCATCATCATCCCATCAGGAGAG GATGTCGCAGCCAGGATAATGTCCTTCTCGCAACAGGGCCCAAGGGCGGTCTGCATCATGTCAGCATCAGGGGCTGTCTCCACTGCAACCCTTCATCAGGATGCGGGTTCTGGCAGTGTAgttaaatatgag GGTCGATTCGAAATCCTGTGCCTCTCTGGATCATACCTGGTTATAGATGACGGTGTTACGCGCACACGAAACGGAGGGCTGTGCATAGCGCTGTGTGGTGCTGATCACAGGGTTATTGGAGGAAGCGTTGGTGGAGTCCTGACAGCAGCCGGGACAGTTCAG GTGATTGTGGGGAGCTTCATGTACGCGGGGTCGAAGAAGAGCAGGAAGGGTAAGGCCGGGCAGGAGTCTGCTGCAGCGGAGGAAGAACAGACCGGCGATGCCAACGGGGGCAGGGGCGGAGACGGAGTCGGAgttggaggcgaggcggaggaagagGGCCCTTCGCCGCTGATGCCGATGCCCCGCGGAGAGGAGGAGCTGCCGTCGGACGCGATGATGAGCGGGTGGACGGGCATGATGCGGCAGATGGAGTCGCGGTCCTGCGGCGGCATCGACATCAACTCGATCCGGGAGTGA